The sequence below is a genomic window from Alosa alosa isolate M-15738 ecotype Scorff River chromosome 5, AALO_Geno_1.1, whole genome shotgun sequence.
CTCAGGACACATACTCAGGCTACTCAAAGATAGAAAAATGAGACTTCAGTAAGATCTGTCCCTTTCTCCCAAACACAACAAATGCAACACTCAGTGTGAGAGTTCAGGGAAGTTGAATAATTGCCCCTGCGTTAAAACGTAGTGCTAAAATAGCTAAGCTTATACATTCATCTTTGGAAATGACAGGAGGACATAGGCTTGATTGACAAACAAGCCAAACCGACAGACCTTGAATAAACACCAAGATGTATTTAACATTGACATGAAAGAAGTCTTCAGACATGCACAAAAGTTGACACTTTATAGAGAGGCAGACTGACAAGAAAGACATCACGACAATATTGGGGCGATCCCAGTCACGGAACAGCTGTGCAGGCCGGGAGCCAAAACTGAACACCTGTGTGGGTCGCTGCACTCGGTTAAGGGCTGCTGACAGCCATTCTTTCTCTCGCCTGGACAAGTGTTAAGGCCGGGCTAAAATAAAACCCAAGTCCCAAAAAACACTAAAAATATTCCTATtcattacaacaacaacaactgtcTTGCAGGGGCAGCCTAGACCAGCTGGTGTCTGAGGCGTGACTGATTGAGGGGCTCCCTTGACAGCAGAGGAAGGGGACTGACGCCAAACAGAAATCACCAAAACCTGTTTCCTCGCATAGCCCAAAGAGGTCTCTACGAGCCTGGCGATTCTGTGATGTGATTGTCCGTGTACCACTCTTATCGTGCCGACAATACAAAAAAAGACCGTCCATGACACCCTAAACGCCACATTAATGTTACGGTTAGACATGACAGCCGAAATCAATAGAAGAAATAATCACATCAGCTAGAGGTCAGGATGGGTCTAAGATTATTCCATAACGTTGTGGTCAAAGCGCGGACAAAGAATAAACAGATAGGAAACCAGAACAGCACTGACTGCTGAATATTATCAAAACGTGAAACGGTGACGTTCTTTCGTGACAGAAAATAAACTACTGTCATGAACAAACAGAATTCATAGCAAATGTTATCAAAGACGCCACATTTTTAATACAGCTTAAATAATACAACACAGGCTGACAAGTTATAAAGCTCTTTACCCAATGCGTTTACAGCTAGGACAGTATTACATCAACGTGACCAGACACCTTTGATGTGTCCATCGTATATCATGTTTCCCCCTCCCTTGATTATGTGGCATGAGCAAGGCGTTTAGGAATATGTTTTCAAGTCTAACGTACAATGCATTCAATAGTTATGTATGTGTAAGGCAATTCAACCTAATATCACAATCACAACCTCTTTAATGTAGCTGTAGTTCCATAGAACAGATTAGCTGGCGGTAGCTATTCGTTACCTCCTCGATTCTAAAAAGGTTTCGGCTAGCTAGATCTATCACATTCGCTAGCCACAATTATGGTTGTGCATGATTACTACTTGTGTGGATAAGGTAGAATATTACACGTTCATATTGGGCAATATGGACATGCTGGAGATTTTATCCTTACCAGAAACGCTGCAATCGGCGCAGACTTCACTGTTCCGTAGTCGTTTCAACATCCTTTTCGCGTAAATTGCTAGCTGATGAACTAGAAGCTAGCTCCAATAAATCCCAAAGGTCCGGAGTTTTGGTATTTTGAAAGTCATATGGTCGCTCGAGGTTCCAAGAAAAACGGAGATATATTCCTCTTCCCCTTTCAAGTTTGTCATGTATCAGACTGATGCGGGAGCCCTCTTACCCAGAAGGCTAGCTCAGGACAAACTGAGAATCAAGTCAGAAGTGAAACCAGCAGTCTAGCAAGCTAGCTGACAGCTGCAGTGCAGGATGGGAACAGAAGAGAGACAGCTAGATGCTTAGGTCCGGaatgtatgtatgcattcaTCGTTTTTTAAATTACACGACAATAATTGTCGTTACATATCCTAAAAAATCCTTGTCGatcaaacattttatttatttacattcctATTCTATTCCTTACTTACGAATAACGCTTCACTAAACCATTGGGAACCAAAGACAATTATGGAAATATAGATGACGTTTATTTCCCTTGCAACTCTTTGAAAATTGTTCTTGTTGAGCAACATTTCCAGTGTCATTAAACGAATCAAAATCAGCTGATACAGTTATTGATCTGCCAGGACCTATGATGTGCAGCGCGCATGACAACCTCAACacgcccacaacacacacttgaAACTTTGAAATGGTTGCGACCAGCGGTGACGTCTAAGTATAGTTACCTGTGAACTTCATATGCAAAGGAATATTACAATTACTAAactatattgctggaaaattGCAAGTGATTTAGGTGCTTTGACACGAATACTGCAGTAATGTTAAAATAAGACTATTAACAAGTTGTGTGATGCAATCAAAATACCCCCTGCCTCGTAATAGTTTGGCCCATTCACTTCCTTGTTTTtcaaaagttttattttggAAAGTTAGCGCACTCATTTCGTGATTTGACCGAACGTCGGTCCCTTTACTCGTATCACACAGCATTGTACTAATAcattttttcatttacatttgcaTTGATGCATTTAGGGGGCAATGtttgatatatttttcatgGCGACACATAGCTAGCCTATGCTAGCCTAGCCTGTTGGTGTGGAACATAAGCTAGCTAGAAGTTTATCAAGGAAGAATGTTACCTGCCGACAACGACGATTTCAGGGCTAGGTTTCCATTGCACTCCTTAGTTTGGGAGAATGACTACAGGAATCTGGATAAGTCGGTACCTACGGTATGTGATCCATCAACTCTTGCTAGAAATGAATGCCCATATTATTGCATTGACAGAAGTCTTTTACGCATCTGCTATCCTTAGCTATCGATAGCTGGGTGAGTATAACTAGCAAGTTAGCTTTCGTTTTTGCTGATATCAACTGAACTTTATCAGAGTATTTTTGTGGTAAGCTTTATCGCCGGCTTTTGAAGATGTCAATGAAATTCAGTTCACTGATGGTTTCTCGAGATAAGTTAAGAATCCAAGCTGTGGATCGTTAGCTTGCTAGCATAACAGGTCAGTGCTAGGTGAGGTTTACAACTGATGATGGGTCGAACTTAGCGTAACAGTTAGTGATGTTGTTTGGCATATTTTAGCGGTTCTTGTAGACCTATTCACTGGGTCTTTTCATTGAGATCCACTTCGAGTCGTTTAAATCCTGCGATCATTTGTTTCAGAACTTCGTTGTGTGTTTCCTTCATTTTCGGTTTCTGATCTGTTATTTTCCGCGTCACAGAATAACAAAGAGGAGGTTGACCCCAGAGGACGAACACCCCTCCATCTAGCAGTGTCCTTGGGGCATTTGGAATCAGTGAGAGTTCTCCTGAGGCATGGAGCAGATGTCACCAAAGAGAATATTAAGAATTGGACAGGTGAGACTTGTGTCTTCAACCATCTTGTGTATTAAAcgactatttatttatttatttatttatttatttaaaatagctTTTACACTATGGTGTGGTAGTGTCAGTTGACTTGCTATCTTTGCCATCACTGAAGTTGCCTTATTTGGcttgtattcacacacacacacacacatacatgcacacacacacacacacacacatccctccctcccacccaaCTTTTTGTCTCAAATTTTTCAAAATGCCCTCTTCAGTATGCTCTCCTTGTTCCGTTGGAGCTCTCCTCTGTAACTTGATTGCTTTACTTCACTGGCAATGAGAGAGTGAACACAACAAGTGAAATCTTCCATCAAGTCATCATTACTACGCTTGAATTAGGATTTAATGACGTGGCTGTGCGTGTCCGTCCTTGTGTGTGGGTCTAGTGCTGCAGGAGGCGGTCAGCACAGGAGATCCTGAGATGGTGCAGTTGGTGCTGCAGCGACGGGACTACCTCAAAGCCTCCACAGCTCTTGGAGGAGTGCCTGAGCTGCTGTCAAAGATACGAgaggtatctctctctctctctctctctccctcactatctatctgtctgcctctacatctctctctctctctcacaatcactctctcgctttctcacatacatatacacacacacagtctgtttcTCTGACAcagtctctttctccttccatctctttGACATACTTTCTATTTTTGCCATCTATCCATTCTCATTCCTCTTTACTGCTGTACCGTGCTTTCCTTTTCCACGTTCTGAAAAATGGTGGCAACCCCACGTCTACCTTTTAAATATGGATGCAGACTTATTTCTGATGATTGTGTCTCCTTGGATACCTCATATGGGTATGTGAGACTGCCATTCCATTCAGTTGTTATGGTTACACTTCTCACTCTAACAACTGTTATTTTGACAGTCGCCAGATTTTTATTTGGAGATGAAATGGGAGTTCACAAGTTGGAGTAAGTTAAAACCTTGTGCCATAATCTAACACAAATACTGAATTCTTCATCTTTGGGGAAAGTGATGTCACCTGGTAACCACTTATCTTATCCTTGCTTCAGTCCCACTGGTGTCGAGGGTGTGCCCCAGTGACATCTGTCGGGTATGGAAAAGTGGCGCCAGCCTGCGGGTCGATGCCACCCTGCTCGGCTTCGAAAACATGACCtggatcaggggcaggaggagcTACATTTTTCGGGGAGATGGTGAGTGTCTCTATCTGATACCATCAAGACATTCTGGAGCGATATTTGTGCTTGCTCTCTTTATCTTTGCAGTCTAGTGCCACAGAGTATACTTAGCTTCCACACAAACATGTGATATTTCTAATAGTGATTTGCCGATTGTGTGATATGCACTGCAGACAGCTTTACAGAGCTCATGGAGATAAACCATGATGACGAGGTGGTGGACACAGAGCGTTTCGATATCGAAATGGAGGATGTTACACTCGATTCCATGCAACCTAACCAGCAGGAAGTTGCCAAGAGGCTGACTACGCCCATTGTTAACACCTTTTTGGACACCAAAGACATTGCCTTCGAGAGGTATGCCTAGCAGGAAAGAGGTGCTCAAAAACAAAACCACCATAGTGTTTAATGGTGCTAAATCTGTTGACACTGTTGTTTTTATGGTTCTTCCTCacaggtcaaagtctggtatcTGGGGATGGAGGTCTGACAAAACAGAGAGTGTTAATGGATTTGAAGCAAAGGTAAGGTGCCAAACATGAGTAAATCACTATTCACAACACTTCTCTCTCATTTAATTTCCTGAAGCTAAAACACATTGTCACGCATTAACTGTCAACATGTCATGCTTTGTTTGGTTTTAAAGGTTTTCAGTGTAAATAACGTGAATGTGGTGATTCGAACCAGGACTGAACATTTAACCGATGAAGAAAAGACCAGAATAAAAGGTAATATTCAGACCTCCATAAATGACACATGTGAAAACAGATTGTATTGTGGAAGTAGTCTCTGCAGTTCTGTTGCATTGAATAATACAGTGAGGCCAAAATGCATTGATTCATTTACTGATGTCTGCTTTTGATGTTCATGTTAAAATACCTCAAAATCCCTGAAAGCGAGGAATATCTGTGGGTGTACAATGTGTCCCTCTTGGTCCCTTTTCTAGGTGAAAGGAACATTCTCGAGTCACTGCTTGGAACTGTAGAGCAGCATGTCAGTGTTCAAGGGGTAAGCTATTACTGCCTTATAACATTTTGAACTGTCCATCTCCACTCAGTCATACgttctccactttgttttcaGTTTATTGATTATTGATCAGTTTATTTATTGTTGGTCAATATGGTTTACAAATGGCAACAAGTGTTTCAGTAACTGTGGTAAAAGATGGTATTGGTGTGGTGTTAAAAATACATTGATTGCCATATCCATTAAAATGACAACTGCGTTTGTAGGATCTCACTTTGGAGTATGCCACAGCCACCAACCCCACAGCCATCACACCAGAGGAGTACTTCAACCCAGACTTCGATCTGCAGGACAGAGACATTGGCAGGCCAATTGAACTCACCATCAGGACCCAAAAGTAAAAAGCCAAACATAGAGCACAAACACCTACCTTCAGTAGGCTAAGTATTCTATTGTTTGTTGACAAACACAAGAAATCCGGATAATGAATGACCACTTAATGCATTCACCAGTCTATCTTCCAATCCCACTGGTTTAAATTATAACTCAAGTCGGATATTAAGCGTCATATCTAACTCAAGTGTTAATGGGCATTCCTAACACCACCTGCTCCCACACTGAATGGTTAACTGTGACCCTCTGCTGCTGTGCCGCAGGTTCAAGGGTACTCTGTGGATGAGCGAGGAGTACCCGCTCTCCCTGGTGGAGCAAGTGGCCCCCATCATCGAGCTGATGTCTCGCACCAGCTCCCACTTCGCCCGCCTCCACGACTTCCTCATCCTCAGGTTCCCTCCCGGATTCCCTGTCAAAATAGGTACTGGCAAGagtttcttatttttatttttagtacATCTTTGCCCTTCAGTTGCTCCTGAAAGATACATGgtccttttgtttttttaacgtGAGCTCAACATGGTTTGAAGTGTTGTGGAATGTCCTTGAAGAATGTGAAAGTGATGGTATGACAGATGTGAGCCATTTCCTCATTGCGCTGGCAGAGATTCCGCTCTTCCACGTGCTCAACGCCCGCATCACCTTCGGGAACGTGAACAAGTGCAGCACTGAAGAGCCAGCCAGTGCCACCCCTGCCACCACACCTGCTGCTACGCCCTCTACCACCCCTGCCACCACGCCCTCTGCCACACCTGCTGCCACCCCCACGCCCACTGCCACGCCTGCTGCCACCCCCACGCCCTCTGATGAGGGGGAGGAAAGCGAGACCACAGGTGGGGCACCTGAGTTACCCATgttgatgtttatgtttgtttacgTTTGTTTATCTCTGCTTAGCACtgtagatgcttttatccagaGCTATGTGTTCATCATGTAGATCAGGGTTTTTAAAGTGGGTGCCGTGACACATGCTCAGGGGTGTCGCGGAATGGTCCAAGGCTTGATAATTTAATgatgtatttgtatttatttatttaaaaaaaaaaaaaaaaggaaatgagcCATATGTCAATTTCAAAATACAGTTGTGATAAAGGGACAGACGTTTTATGgtgagacacggcaggtgaaaacattgttttttcatgcactggccAATTTTGAGATTTTGGGCTAGTTtgctaccttagcatgtattctttcacactactacaaaaacaaaatccaaTTTACAcatttatgtgtttattttattacattttgtctactCACACCTGTATTCatcaaaagttagcattctaacgtTTCATGCACTACCATGACCGTGATTTCGAAACATCATGTgtagtaccgttggaaagctctgtttttcctgcatgATGATGTGCAATccaaatatggacacttccttagTATCAGCAACCAACATTTTTTCTCTCAAATtgagtttcctctcccactctgagcaCTCTTTCCAGTCTTATAACTATATTTACAAGACTTTTACTGAGGGTTGTGtttatattattcctagcctgatttatgtgacattttattcctaaaacatggcaaaaattgtttttttaagGCTATTGACAGTACCGGTATATTCTGActtacaggataacaaaagtagagatccataaatccctctgtattTTTTCCCATCTAATATGTGAACACAatgatacagtatatacagcaCCCTGCACATTTACTGCCACCTCTGGTAAAGTTGAGTTAAAAATAGAATAAGAGTAATCTTCGACAATTTTATTTTAGTCTCACAGTGAAAGTAATGTAGAAAATCCAACGTTTGGATTGAAAGCAGATTTATTCTGGGAATTAAATGTGCCAATAAATGCGGAGGGCACAGTGCATGATGCATTACTAGTGCGAGTTATGAGTAGGCATCTAGTATTGGTTGAAAGGCTAAATTTGATCTGAAGCCCCTTTGCAAGTGCTTTCTTTTTGGTCTTGATCTTGCTAACTGCAAGTAGAGTACCTTTTCTTTTAGTCGCTCATTCAGTGAGGCATGCTCACACTTGCTCTGATGTTGTCAGAGTTTACGGTGAAGTTGTGAAACAAAGGTGTCTATTGCAACTCATCTTGCCTGGTGTGACCTGTTAAGATGTGCGCTTTGTACTCATGTGCTGTGCTGATGGTCTGTGTCAGCTCTGGCAGGAGCGGCCCCGTTTCAGGTCTGCCCGTCAGT
It includes:
- the ankrd13a gene encoding ankyrin repeat domain-containing protein 13A yields the protein MLPADNDDFRARFPLHSLVWENDYRNLDKSVPTNNKEEVDPRGRTPLHLAVSLGHLESVRVLLRHGADVTKENIKNWTVLQEAVSTGDPEMVQLVLQRRDYLKASTALGGVPELLSKIRESPDFYLEMKWEFTSWIPLVSRVCPSDICRVWKSGASLRVDATLLGFENMTWIRGRRSYIFRGDDSFTELMEINHDDEVVDTERFDIEMEDVTLDSMQPNQQEVAKRLTTPIVNTFLDTKDIAFERSKSGIWGWRSDKTESVNGFEAKVFSVNNVNVVIRTRTEHLTDEEKTRIKGERNILESLLGTVEQHVSVQGDLTLEYATATNPTAITPEEYFNPDFDLQDRDIGRPIELTIRTQKFKGTLWMSEEYPLSLVEQVAPIIELMSRTSSHFARLHDFLILRFPPGFPVKIEIPLFHVLNARITFGNVNKCSTEEPASATPATTPAATPSTTPATTPSATPAATPTPTATPAATPTPSDEGEESETTALAGAAPFQVCPSVFVVPAHYRHRGGSRHMPTTHSHSHEEELLQYAIHQSLLESSVGPTPDVVWGDANGMVPELMGSSQSDGTLSSEGVLLDLGDTSTASSVSVSSPDNELRLALELSARAKEDDERRRKEEEEELERILQLSLTEK